From the genome of Abyssicoccus albus, one region includes:
- a CDS encoding UDP-N-acetylmuramoyl-L-alanyl-D-glutamate--2,6-diaminopimelate ligase, with protein sequence MEIKLLIDRLKIKQVYGHTNREVTHITTDSRQVKKGSIFVASKGNRVDSHNFIEDVINKGVEVIVVERFVEVSDDITVILVNDSLRVASLFAHMLYEYPTNHLTTVGITGTNGKTTIATMLHHLWQHLGLNSSYIGTNGFMLNANHYETKNTTPETVTLTEHIHEAVDFGADVMNFEVSSHGLMIGRLNGVEFDIAIFTNLTQDHLDFHGSMTDYKYAKERLFTGLGQDLSKEKYVILNGDDPVSELYRTSSPYEVITYGLQSHHDIYADHIKESIEGTTFRLMTPTGQYNVTSPYIGLFNVSNLIAAMTACWVKGYSFEQIIQTIDQLERVSGRLEVLDDSLPIQLVIDFAHTPDGLQKVIESVKPLVQNKLIVLTGMQGERDTTKAFDMGRIACLGDVAIYTPDNPVDDDPDYLTGLLKAGATHDNIYEFSDRSRGVEFAIEISEPGDTILLTGKGREPYQIGPGGVKHPYREDEIALNAAYKKYGVMDREN encoded by the coding sequence ATGGAGATAAAGCTGTTGATCGATCGATTGAAAATAAAACAAGTGTATGGACATACCAATAGAGAAGTGACCCATATTACAACAGATTCAAGACAAGTCAAAAAAGGTTCAATCTTTGTTGCGAGCAAAGGCAATCGTGTTGATAGTCATAACTTTATAGAGGATGTTATTAATAAAGGTGTTGAAGTGATTGTCGTTGAACGATTTGTTGAAGTATCGGATGATATTACTGTAATACTAGTTAATGATAGTCTTCGAGTGGCTTCACTGTTTGCTCATATGTTATATGAATATCCAACAAATCATTTAACGACCGTTGGTATTACTGGAACCAATGGTAAAACAACAATTGCGACGATGCTTCATCACTTATGGCAACACTTAGGTCTTAATTCTAGTTATATTGGAACGAATGGGTTTATGCTAAATGCTAATCACTATGAAACGAAGAATACAACGCCTGAAACAGTCACTTTAACAGAACATATACACGAAGCTGTCGATTTCGGTGCTGATGTTATGAACTTTGAAGTATCAAGTCATGGATTAATGATAGGTCGCTTAAATGGTGTTGAATTTGATATCGCGATATTTACGAATTTAACCCAAGATCATTTAGACTTTCATGGGTCAATGACTGATTATAAATATGCTAAAGAACGCCTGTTTACAGGGCTTGGTCAAGATTTGTCTAAAGAGAAATATGTGATTTTAAATGGTGATGATCCTGTCAGTGAACTGTATAGAACGAGCTCACCTTATGAAGTGATTACTTATGGTCTCCAATCTCATCACGATATTTATGCAGATCATATTAAAGAATCAATTGAAGGCACAACATTTCGTCTGATGACACCGACAGGTCAATATAATGTTACAAGTCCTTATATTGGACTGTTTAATGTATCAAATTTAATTGCGGCTATGACCGCTTGTTGGGTAAAGGGATATTCGTTTGAACAAATTATTCAAACGATTGATCAGTTGGAACGTGTATCAGGGCGATTAGAAGTATTAGATGATTCATTGCCTATTCAATTAGTGATAGACTTTGCACATACGCCAGATGGGTTACAAAAAGTGATTGAATCTGTTAAACCACTTGTTCAAAACAAACTGATTGTTTTAACTGGAATGCAAGGGGAAAGAGATACGACGAAAGCTTTTGATATGGGTAGAATCGCATGTTTAGGAGATGTTGCAATCTACACGCCAGATAATCCAGTTGATGATGATCCAGACTATTTAACAGGACTATTAAAAGCAGGAGCAACACACGATAATATATATGAATTTAGTGATCGCAGTCGAGGTGTCGAATTTGCAATAGAGATATCGGAACCGGGAGATACAATATTGCTTACAGGTAAAGGGCGCGAACCATACCAGATTGGACCTGGTGGTGTGAAGCATCCTTATCGTGAAGATGAGATTGCATTAAATGCGGCATATAAAAAATACGGAGTGATGGATCGTGAAAATTAG
- a CDS encoding YueH family protein, translating into MKIRKSISEGYECKVFIYQNKKEEYTVISIPDLNWSIQFEDDLYGESLEEHLVHSLFNLVDESLARELALRINQWIIEM; encoded by the coding sequence GTGAAAATTAGAAAAAGTATTAGTGAGGGGTACGAATGTAAAGTATTTATATATCAAAATAAGAAAGAAGAGTATACAGTTATCAGTATTCCTGATTTAAATTGGTCAATACAATTTGAAGATGATTTATATGGGGAATCATTAGAGGAACATTTAGTACATTCACTATTCAATCTTGTTGATGAATCTTTGGCAAGAGAATTAGCATTAAGAATTAACCAATGGATAATAGAAATGTGA
- a CDS encoding peptide chain release factor 3 has product MDLTKQVNNRKTFAIISHPDAGKTTLTEKLLLFGGAIREAGTVKGKKTGKFATSDWMDIEQQRGISVTSSVMQFEYDGIKVNILDTPGHEDFSEDTYRTLMAVDSAVMVIDCAKGIEPQTLKLFKVCKMRGIPIFTFINKLDRVGKEPFELLEEIESTLDIETYPMTWPIGMGQSFFGIIDRNEKYIEPFRDEEHRLNLNEDYELETSHPIENDSVFTQAIEELMLVDEAGDAFDQEKIAKGDMTPVFFGSALANFGVMNFLNAYIDHAPSPKGRKTVDDEFIAPDHDEFSGFIFKIQANMDPKHRDRIAFMRVVSGQFERGMDATLTRTGKKSKISRSTMFMADSTETVNDAYSGDIIGLYDTGTYQIGDTLCDKGKIQYEALPQFTPEIFMKVSAKNVMKQKHFHKGVEQLVQEGAIQYYKSMHTNQVILGAVGQLQFEVFTHRMQSEYNVEVVMDPIGKKEARWIHNEEDVTDAMNSPRSMLVLDRYDRKVFLFENDFAMRWFEDKFPNIELYSLL; this is encoded by the coding sequence ATGGATTTAACAAAACAAGTAAATAATAGAAAAACATTTGCGATTATATCCCATCCAGATGCGGGTAAGACAACTTTAACTGAGAAGTTATTGTTATTTGGTGGTGCAATAAGAGAAGCAGGAACAGTTAAAGGGAAGAAAACTGGAAAATTTGCAACGAGTGACTGGATGGATATTGAACAACAAAGAGGGATATCCGTTACAAGTTCAGTGATGCAATTTGAATACGATGGAATTAAGGTCAATATATTAGATACACCAGGACATGAAGACTTCTCTGAAGATACGTATCGTACGTTAATGGCAGTAGATAGTGCGGTGATGGTTATTGACTGTGCGAAAGGGATTGAACCACAGACGCTTAAACTTTTCAAAGTATGTAAAATGAGAGGAATCCCAATTTTTACGTTTATTAATAAGCTTGATCGCGTTGGGAAAGAACCTTTCGAGTTACTTGAAGAAATAGAATCAACGTTAGACATCGAGACATACCCTATGACATGGCCAATTGGAATGGGTCAAAGTTTCTTTGGTATTATTGATCGAAATGAAAAATATATTGAACCATTTCGAGATGAAGAACATCGATTAAATCTGAATGAGGATTATGAACTAGAAACATCTCATCCAATTGAAAACGACAGTGTATTTACTCAAGCAATTGAAGAATTGATGCTGGTAGACGAGGCAGGGGATGCATTTGATCAAGAAAAGATAGCAAAAGGAGACATGACACCGGTATTTTTTGGTTCGGCATTAGCGAATTTTGGTGTGATGAACTTTTTGAATGCTTATATCGATCATGCACCATCACCGAAAGGTCGTAAAACTGTCGATGATGAGTTTATCGCACCAGATCACGATGAATTCAGTGGATTTATCTTTAAAATTCAAGCCAATATGGACCCGAAACATCGTGATAGGATTGCATTCATGAGAGTCGTCAGTGGTCAGTTTGAACGTGGAATGGATGCGACACTCACAAGAACAGGAAAGAAGAGCAAAATCAGTCGATCTACAATGTTTATGGCAGACAGTACTGAAACGGTTAATGATGCATATAGTGGAGATATTATCGGTTTGTATGATACAGGAACGTATCAAATTGGTGATACGTTGTGTGATAAAGGTAAAATACAATATGAAGCGCTACCACAATTTACACCAGAGATTTTCATGAAAGTTAGTGCGAAGAATGTCATGAAGCAAAAGCATTTTCATAAAGGTGTTGAACAACTAGTTCAAGAAGGCGCTATTCAATATTATAAGTCGATGCATACTAATCAAGTCATATTAGGAGCTGTTGGTCAATTGCAATTCGAAGTATTTACACATCGAATGCAAAGTGAATACAACGTCGAAGTTGTGATGGATCCAATTGGTAAGAAAGAGGCAAGATGGATTCATAACGAAGAAGATGTGACAGATGCGATGAATTCACCAAGAAGTATGCTTGTGTTAGATCGATATGATCGGAAAGTATTCTTGTTCGAGAACGACTTTGCGATGAGATGGTTTGAAGATAAATTTCCAAATATTGAATTATATAGTTTATTATAA
- a CDS encoding SGNH/GDSL hydrolase family protein, giving the protein MFNLFTKRNKPHQISTTEQMNLLIFGDSITETASMDDDGSNYKEGVRSNWPKWLLQDISFKSVRNMAKAGATYKDRENVPLRKNMSVQVNSAIKMKYPADMIIIAMGTNDGFATGNFETAMNKPTLESLDRSNLYEALRWSFWTIQSEPMYANAEKFVALPIQRADREVLPCLHEAISVMSKRYGFQVIDMTTESQIIREFEVWDEEGRDLYDGLHPNVQGQQKMANVFKKHINHLISK; this is encoded by the coding sequence ATGTTTAATCTATTTACAAAAAGGAATAAACCTCATCAAATATCAACAACGGAGCAAATGAATTTATTGATATTTGGTGATAGTATTACTGAAACTGCATCGATGGATGACGATGGTTCAAACTATAAAGAGGGTGTAAGGAGTAATTGGCCTAAATGGTTACTTCAAGATATTTCATTTAAAAGTGTTAGAAATATGGCGAAAGCTGGTGCAACGTATAAAGACCGTGAGAATGTGCCACTTAGAAAAAATATGAGCGTCCAGGTAAATAGTGCTATCAAAATGAAATACCCAGCTGATATGATAATTATCGCGATGGGGACTAATGATGGTTTTGCGACAGGTAATTTTGAGACAGCGATGAATAAACCTACGCTCGAATCATTGGACCGGTCAAATTTGTATGAAGCGTTAAGATGGTCGTTTTGGACGATTCAAAGTGAACCAATGTATGCAAATGCAGAAAAATTCGTAGCACTGCCGATCCAACGTGCAGATCGTGAAGTATTGCCTTGTCTTCATGAGGCTATATCTGTGATGTCCAAGAGATATGGTTTCCAAGTGATTGATATGACGACTGAGTCTCAAATCATTAGAGAATTCGAAGTATGGGATGAGGAAGGGCGTGACTTGTATGATGGACTGCATCCAAATGTACAAGGACAACAAAAAATGGCTAATGTATTTAAAAAACATATTAATCACCTCATTTCAAAATAA